In one window of Thermus aquaticus DNA:
- a CDS encoding DinB family protein, translated as MSAPFLEPLVPGVPPAVSAWIRGLEEVRFHLERWAFGLSEEAFWWRPKEGANPIGGLVRHITGSSLRLGAYALGLPLPEWAKRGREWELQGEKEPKEAVVARFGEAWDALLQAFRGVREADLSALVRVGSQGVEAPRAHVLHHLVEHAQHHAGQVIYASKLL; from the coding sequence ATGAGCGCGCCCTTTCTGGAACCTTTGGTGCCGGGGGTACCCCCGGCGGTCTCGGCCTGGATAAGGGGCCTGGAGGAGGTCCGCTTCCACCTGGAGCGGTGGGCCTTTGGCCTTTCCGAGGAGGCCTTCTGGTGGCGGCCCAAGGAGGGGGCGAACCCCATCGGCGGCCTGGTGCGCCACATCACGGGAAGCTCCCTGCGCCTGGGCGCCTACGCCCTTGGCCTTCCTCTGCCGGAGTGGGCCAAAAGGGGCCGGGAGTGGGAGCTACAGGGGGAGAAGGAGCCCAAGGAGGCGGTGGTGGCCCGGTTTGGCGAGGCCTGGGACGCCCTTCTTCAAGCCTTCCGAGGGGTGAGGGAGGCGGACCTTTCGGCTTTGGTGCGGGTGGGAAGCCAGGGGGTGGAGGCCCCCCGGGCCCACGTCCTCCACCACCTGGTGGAGCACGCCCAGCACCACGCCGGCCAGGTCATCTACGCCAGCAAACTCCTGTAG
- a CDS encoding IS4 family transposase: protein MAVLLGLAVFLWEVERLGDPFKGFLLQLGGKLGLPSERDGPYLLLRGLVRLLNYEVTQELLKQAKGGRGRSFG, encoded by the coding sequence GTGGCGGTTTTGCTGGGGCTGGCGGTGTTCCTTTGGGAAGTTGAGCGGTTGGGGGATCCGTTCAAGGGGTTTCTTTTGCAGCTCGGGGGCAAGCTGGGGCTGCCCAGCGAGAGGGATGGTCCGTACCTGCTCCTGAGGGGCCTGGTTCGCCTGCTCAACTATGAAGTCACCCAAGAACTCTTGAAGCAGGCTAAGGGAGGGCGAGGAAGGAGTTTTGGGTAA
- a CDS encoding hydroxymethylglutaryl-CoA lyase: MATVKWVECPRDAWQGFSRFIPTEEKVAFLKNLLEAGFRHLDLTSFVSPRWVPQMADAEEVLKSLPPPEGRTYLAIVANERGLERALKAPNLTHVGYPFSLSETFQRKNTNRSPEESWPLVKAMVEGTRGRLGLVVYLSMAFGNPYDDPWSVEEVLEAVARLRELGVEEIALADTYGVAEAATIKEVLRAAVARFGPEGLGAHLHARPQGVLEKVEAVLEAGITWLEGALAGVGGCPFAGDELVGNLPTEVVLPYLERRGLRTGVDLARLPLLAEEAARLKALYA; the protein is encoded by the coding sequence ATGGCAACGGTCAAGTGGGTGGAGTGCCCCCGGGACGCCTGGCAGGGGTTTTCCCGCTTCATCCCCACCGAGGAGAAGGTGGCCTTCCTGAAGAATCTTCTGGAGGCGGGCTTCCGCCACCTGGACCTGACCAGCTTCGTCTCACCCCGGTGGGTGCCCCAGATGGCGGACGCCGAGGAGGTGCTAAAATCCCTCCCGCCCCCCGAGGGGCGCACCTACCTGGCCATCGTGGCCAACGAGCGGGGCCTGGAGCGGGCCCTAAAGGCCCCCAACCTGACCCACGTGGGCTACCCCTTTTCCCTATCGGAGACCTTCCAGCGCAAAAACACCAACCGCTCCCCGGAGGAGTCCTGGCCCCTGGTAAAGGCCATGGTGGAGGGGACCCGGGGGAGGCTCGGCCTGGTGGTCTACCTCTCCATGGCCTTCGGCAACCCCTACGACGACCCCTGGAGCGTGGAAGAGGTCCTGGAGGCCGTGGCCCGCTTGCGGGAGCTGGGAGTGGAGGAGATCGCCCTGGCCGACACCTACGGGGTGGCCGAGGCCGCAACCATTAAGGAGGTGCTGCGGGCGGCGGTAGCCCGCTTCGGCCCCGAGGGCCTGGGGGCCCACCTCCACGCCAGGCCCCAGGGGGTCCTGGAGAAGGTGGAGGCGGTCTTGGAGGCCGGGATCACCTGGCTGGAGGGGGCCCTGGCCGGGGTGGGGGGGTGCCCCTTCGCCGGGGACGAGCTCGTGGGCAACCTCCCCACGGAGGTGGTCCTGCCCTACCTGGAGAGGCGGGGCCTCCGGACCGGCGTGGACCTGGCCCGGCTTCCCCTCCTGGCCGAGGAGGCGGCCAGGCTCAAGGCCCTTTACGCCTAG
- the tilS gene encoding tRNA lysidine(34) synthetase TilS, with the protein MSVLEEAFRGRLARLAPQDPLVLAVSGGGDSVALAHLVRRAGRRAVVAHLDHALRPDSGEDLLFVRDLAQRLGFPFYGERVEVGRIAKERGENLEALAREVRYAFLHRVAKEVGAKAILTAHTLDDQAETVLLKLLQGTARGLGIREKEGMVVRPLLPFTREALRAYLLGLGEAWREDPTNRDLSLDRNYLRLSVLPLILERFPRAREALARFAQAREEEEAFLEGVAEVRLLPDPRFFVPAFRALPLLRAPEAVRRRALRRVLEALDLRPEARLIALLEEALKGRAGTLPGGYLARRYLGTLFLIPPSPQIPLPKGFRRPLPGDHLERPAGRKRLAAFLAEKGVPKELRALWPVRGAEGRVEEVLGLFPPSAEEGYMGLALEEAKKAFAEGEVPVGAVLVLEGEVHGERNRVEAMEDPTAHAEMLLLQKLGKRARGGRLYVTLEPCRMCHHALMEAGVEVVYGVENLKEGALTRYGQGGRMRGGLREGECAKLLRDFFARLREGCRSG; encoded by the coding sequence TTGTCGGTCCTTGAGGAGGCCTTTCGCGGGCGCCTGGCCCGCCTGGCCCCCCAGGACCCCCTGGTCCTGGCGGTCTCCGGGGGCGGGGACTCGGTGGCCCTGGCCCACCTGGTGCGGCGGGCGGGGAGGCGGGCGGTGGTGGCCCACCTGGACCACGCCCTGCGCCCGGATAGCGGCGAAGACCTCCTCTTCGTGCGGGACCTGGCCCAAAGGCTTGGCTTTCCCTTCTACGGGGAGCGGGTGGAGGTGGGGCGAATCGCCAAGGAGAGGGGGGAGAACCTCGAGGCCCTGGCCCGGGAGGTGCGCTACGCCTTCCTCCACCGGGTGGCCAAGGAGGTGGGGGCCAAGGCCATCCTCACCGCCCACACCCTGGACGACCAGGCGGAGACCGTCCTCCTCAAGCTCCTCCAGGGCACGGCTAGGGGCCTCGGTATCCGGGAGAAGGAGGGGATGGTGGTCCGCCCCCTCCTCCCCTTCACCCGGGAGGCGCTCCGGGCCTACCTCCTGGGCCTGGGGGAGGCCTGGCGGGAGGACCCCACGAACCGGGACCTTTCCCTGGACCGCAACTACCTGAGGCTCTCGGTCTTGCCCCTGATCCTGGAGCGCTTTCCCCGGGCCAGGGAGGCTTTGGCCCGCTTCGCCCAGGCCCGGGAGGAGGAGGAGGCCTTTCTGGAAGGCGTGGCGGAGGTCCGCCTCCTCCCTGACCCCCGCTTCTTCGTGCCCGCCTTCCGGGCCTTGCCCCTCCTGAGGGCCCCGGAGGCCGTGCGGAGGCGGGCCCTGAGGCGGGTTTTGGAGGCCCTGGACCTCCGCCCCGAGGCCAGGCTCATCGCCCTTCTGGAGGAGGCCCTAAAGGGCAGGGCGGGGACGCTTCCCGGGGGGTATCTGGCCCGGCGGTATCTGGGGACCCTGTTCCTCATCCCCCCCAGTCCCCAGATCCCCCTCCCCAAGGGCTTCCGCAGGCCCCTTCCCGGGGACCACCTGGAAAGGCCCGCTGGCCGGAAACGCCTGGCGGCCTTTTTGGCGGAAAAGGGCGTGCCCAAGGAGCTCAGGGCCCTCTGGCCCGTGCGGGGGGCGGAGGGGCGGGTGGAGGAGGTCTTGGGCCTCTTTCCCCCTTCGGCGGAGGAGGGCTACATGGGCCTGGCCCTCGAGGAGGCCAAGAAGGCCTTCGCCGAGGGGGAGGTGCCGGTGGGAGCGGTCCTGGTCCTGGAGGGGGAGGTCCACGGGGAGCGGAACCGGGTGGAGGCCATGGAAGACCCCACCGCCCACGCCGAGATGCTCCTCTTGCAGAAGCTGGGGAAAAGGGCCAGGGGAGGGCGGCTTTACGTGACCCTGGAGCCCTGCCGCATGTGCCACCACGCCCTTATGGAGGCGGGGGTGGAGGTGGTCTACGGGGTGGAGAACCTGAAGGAGGGGGCCCTCACCCGCTACGGCCAGGGGGGGAGGATGCGGGGTGGCCTTCGGGAAGGGGAGTGTGCTAAGCTTTTAAGGGACTTCTTCGCCCGGCTCAGGGAGGGGTGCCGGAGCGGTTGA
- a CDS encoding transposase DNA-binding-containing protein → MVNLPLRAQPVSGTGGDPWTCSRWPRPGSRSSRAVLRAFSPDKRLHRRFEEVVRGALAAGSARVSEMVASLPSPLQNRFHQAKALYRFLSNPRVEAEALLDRVYQESATALEGEEVL, encoded by the coding sequence GTGGTAAATCTCCCCTTGCGGGCGCAGCCCGTATCTGGTACCGGGGGTGATCCATGGACATGCTCAAGGTGGCCGAGGCCAGGCTCCAGGAGTTCACGGGCCGTTTTGCGAGCGTTTTCCCCCGATAAGCGCCTCCACCGACGGTTTGAAGAGGTGGTGCGGGGCGCCTTGGCCGCAGGCTCAGCCCGGGTGAGCGAGATGGTGGCCTCGCTCCCTTCTCCCCTCCAGAACCGCTTCCACCAGGCCAAAGCCCTTTACCGCTTCCTGTCCAACCCACGGGTGGAGGCAGAAGCCCTCCTTGACCGGGTCTATCAGGAGAGCGCGACTGCCCTGGAGGGTGAGGAGGTTCT
- a CDS encoding YbaN family protein gives MRGLALVLGFFFTGLGFLGSLLPVLPSTPFFLLAAYFFSRSNPRLEAWLLSLPKVGPLIRDYREGRGMSRGTKAWATLLILLGAGFSLLRLSHPGAWALLLGLVAYALYFIWKRVPTQEA, from the coding sequence ATGCGCGGGTTGGCCTTAGTCTTGGGCTTCTTCTTCACCGGGCTAGGCTTTTTGGGAAGCCTTCTCCCGGTTCTGCCCTCCACGCCCTTTTTCCTCCTGGCGGCCTACTTCTTCTCCCGCTCCAATCCCCGCCTCGAGGCCTGGCTCCTGAGCCTACCCAAGGTGGGCCCCCTCATCCGGGACTATCGGGAGGGCCGGGGCATGTCCCGGGGAACCAAGGCCTGGGCCACGCTCCTCATCCTGCTAGGGGCCGGCTTCAGCCTCCTTCGCCTGTCCCATCCTGGGGCCTGGGCCCTCCTTCTGGGCCTGGTGGCCTACGCCCTCTACTTCATCTGGAAAAGGGTCCCCACCCAAGAGGCCTAA
- a CDS encoding acyl-CoA carboxylase subunit beta, whose protein sequence is MEPRGRPVLESALNRESAHFKANKDAWVALVREFKESLEKVRQGGGPKAVERQHQKGRLTARERIERLLDPGTEFHELMAFAGWGMYEEWGGAPAGGVITGLGTIAGKLWMIIANDATVKAGAFFPITAKKVIRAQTIALENRIPTVYLVDSAGVFLPLQDEVFPDQDDFGRIFYLNARMSALGIPQISAIMGNCVAGGAYLPVMTDVLLMTEGSGLYLAGPALVKAAIGQEVSSEELGGARMHYEVSGTVDFYEPTDEAALERIRKLAALYPPSRPAPWAEARKEPKEPLYPAEDLYGLVSPDGSRPYDLREVIARLVDGSEFLEYKGGYGETLVTGFARIGGYPVGIVGNQRLILKKRGRIEVGGVIYAEAADKAARFILEVNQMGIPLLFLQDVTGFMVGKDSEQAGIIRRGAKLVNAVSNSVVPKITVILGGSFGAGNYALAGKAYAPRFIYAWPSAKYAVMGGAQAAKTLLELEVEKLRRQGKEPSDEELKALYERIKGRYEETLDPRYAAARLWVDGIIFPHETRKWIIKSLEACALNPEREPLRVGVFQV, encoded by the coding sequence ATGGAGCCCCGTGGCCGGCCGGTGCTGGAAAGCGCCCTGAACCGGGAAAGCGCCCACTTCAAGGCCAACAAGGACGCCTGGGTGGCCCTGGTGCGGGAGTTCAAGGAGAGCCTGGAGAAGGTCCGCCAGGGGGGCGGGCCCAAGGCCGTGGAGCGCCAGCACCAAAAGGGCCGCCTCACCGCCCGGGAGCGGATAGAAAGGCTTCTGGACCCGGGGACGGAGTTTCACGAGCTTATGGCCTTCGCCGGGTGGGGGATGTACGAGGAGTGGGGCGGGGCCCCCGCAGGCGGGGTCATCACCGGCCTGGGCACCATCGCCGGAAAGCTCTGGATGATCATCGCCAACGACGCCACGGTGAAGGCCGGGGCCTTCTTCCCCATCACCGCCAAGAAGGTGATCCGGGCCCAGACCATCGCCCTGGAAAACCGCATCCCCACGGTCTACCTGGTGGACTCCGCCGGGGTCTTCCTCCCCCTCCAGGACGAGGTCTTCCCCGATCAGGACGACTTTGGCCGCATCTTCTACCTGAACGCCCGGATGTCGGCCCTGGGCATCCCCCAGATCTCGGCCATCATGGGCAACTGCGTGGCCGGGGGGGCCTACCTCCCGGTGATGACCGATGTCCTCCTCATGACCGAGGGCTCGGGGCTTTACCTGGCGGGGCCCGCTTTGGTCAAGGCCGCCATCGGCCAGGAGGTCTCCTCCGAGGAGCTGGGCGGGGCCAGGATGCACTACGAGGTCTCGGGCACCGTGGACTTCTACGAGCCCACGGACGAGGCCGCCCTGGAACGCATCAGGAAACTGGCCGCCCTCTACCCGCCCTCGCGCCCCGCTCCTTGGGCCGAGGCCAGGAAGGAGCCCAAGGAGCCCCTCTACCCCGCCGAGGACCTCTACGGCCTGGTCTCCCCCGATGGCTCCCGGCCCTACGACCTCAGGGAGGTCATCGCCCGGCTGGTGGACGGCTCCGAGTTCCTGGAGTACAAGGGGGGATACGGGGAGACCCTGGTCACCGGCTTCGCCCGCATCGGGGGGTACCCGGTGGGCATCGTGGGCAACCAGCGCCTCATCCTGAAGAAGCGGGGCCGGATTGAGGTGGGCGGGGTCATCTACGCTGAGGCGGCCGACAAGGCGGCCCGGTTCATACTGGAGGTGAACCAGATGGGCATCCCCCTCCTCTTCCTCCAGGACGTGACCGGCTTCATGGTGGGCAAGGACTCCGAGCAGGCGGGGATCATCAGGCGGGGGGCCAAGCTGGTGAACGCCGTCAGCAACTCGGTGGTCCCCAAGATCACCGTGATCCTGGGGGGGTCTTTTGGGGCTGGCAACTACGCCCTGGCGGGGAAGGCCTACGCCCCCCGTTTCATCTACGCCTGGCCCAGCGCCAAGTACGCCGTCATGGGCGGGGCCCAGGCGGCCAAGACCCTTCTGGAGCTGGAGGTGGAGAAGCTGAGGCGCCAGGGAAAGGAGCCCTCGGACGAGGAACTCAAGGCGCTTTACGAGCGCATCAAGGGCCGCTACGAGGAGACCCTAGACCCCCGGTACGCGGCGGCCAGGCTCTGGGTGGACGGCATCATCTTTCCCCACGAAACCAGGAAGTGGATCATCAAGAGCCTCGAGGCCTGCGCCCTGAACCCGGAGCGGGAACCTCTTCGGGTGGGGGTCTTCCAAGTCTAA
- a CDS encoding DUF3197 domain-containing protein has protein sequence MERLGLRSAPRVTLQALKEALKGVRFPEAKVYLITDWQDQRDKARYALLIHGGKKDLLVPDAFGPAFPGGEEALAELMALLLERGAKRFYEAVVSPGEMSALLSLPPEELIARVNAIANPTDPHIYLKKAA, from the coding sequence GTGGAACGCCTAGGCCTGCGCAGCGCGCCCAGGGTGACCCTACAGGCCCTAAAGGAGGCCTTGAAGGGGGTTCGCTTCCCCGAGGCCAAGGTCTACCTTATCACCGACTGGCAGGACCAAAGGGATAAGGCCCGCTACGCCCTCCTCATTCACGGGGGCAAGAAGGACCTTTTGGTCCCCGATGCCTTCGGCCCCGCCTTCCCCGGAGGGGAGGAGGCCTTGGCGGAGCTCATGGCCCTCCTCCTGGAGCGGGGGGCCAAGCGCTTTTACGAGGCCGTGGTCTCCCCGGGGGAGATGAGTGCCCTCTTAAGCCTCCCCCCGGAGGAGCTCATCGCTCGGGTCAACGCCATCGCCAACCCCACGGACCCCCACATCTACCTTAAAAAGGCCGCCTAG
- a CDS encoding FAD-linked oxidase C-terminal domain-containing protein, protein MGFLEELKALVPGRVLTKEAELAPYESDALTAYRRRPLAVVLPERKEEVVAVVRLCHRHGVPFVARGSGTSLSGGSLPVEGGIVLALNRMNRILRLDPKARIAVVEPGVVNLEVSKQAAPFGLLYAPDPSSQPVSTIGGNVAFNSGGAHCLKYGMTANHVLGLEIVTPQGEVVRLGGEGLEGVGPDLHGFFVGTEGLLGVALEITLRLLPRPEAYHTLLAAYDSLERAGEAVSLVIRAGLLPGAMEIMDRLSIEAAEKAVRAGYPQAEALLIVELEGPKEEVAEEARVLHGVIQESGAYEVRVARSEAERQAIWKGRKAAFSAVGRLSPDYIVQDGVVPRSRLGEALREIGRLSRVFGLRVANVFHAGDGNLHPLVLYDGKRPGELERAEELAGEILRLCVRLGGSLTGEHGIGVEKKAYMPEMFAPEDLLAMERVKAALDPKGLANRGKVLPEEVHA, encoded by the coding sequence GTGGGCTTTCTGGAGGAGCTAAAGGCCCTGGTGCCGGGGAGGGTCCTCACCAAGGAGGCGGAGCTCGCCCCTTACGAGTCCGACGCCCTCACCGCCTACCGCAGGCGCCCCCTGGCCGTGGTCCTGCCCGAGAGGAAGGAGGAGGTGGTGGCGGTGGTGCGCCTCTGCCACCGCCACGGGGTCCCCTTTGTGGCCCGGGGAAGCGGCACCAGCCTAAGCGGCGGCTCCCTCCCCGTGGAAGGGGGCATCGTCCTGGCCCTGAACCGCATGAACCGGATCCTCAGGCTGGACCCCAAGGCCCGCATCGCCGTGGTGGAGCCCGGGGTGGTCAACCTGGAGGTCTCCAAGCAGGCGGCCCCCTTCGGCCTCCTCTACGCCCCGGACCCCTCCAGCCAGCCCGTCTCCACCATCGGGGGCAACGTGGCCTTCAACTCCGGGGGGGCCCACTGCTTGAAGTACGGGATGACGGCCAACCACGTCCTGGGCCTGGAGATCGTCACCCCTCAGGGCGAGGTGGTGCGCTTGGGCGGGGAGGGCCTCGAGGGCGTGGGGCCGGACCTCCATGGCTTCTTCGTGGGCACCGAGGGGCTTTTGGGGGTGGCCCTGGAGATCACCCTCAGGCTTCTCCCCAGGCCCGAGGCCTACCACACCCTCCTCGCCGCCTACGATAGCCTGGAGAGGGCAGGGGAAGCGGTGAGCCTGGTCATCCGGGCCGGGCTTTTGCCCGGGGCCATGGAGATCATGGACCGCTTGAGCATTGAGGCCGCCGAGAAGGCGGTCAGAGCGGGCTACCCCCAGGCCGAGGCCCTCCTGATCGTGGAGCTGGAAGGCCCCAAGGAGGAGGTGGCGGAGGAGGCCAGGGTGCTCCACGGGGTCATCCAGGAAAGCGGGGCCTACGAGGTGCGGGTGGCCAGGAGCGAGGCGGAGAGGCAGGCCATCTGGAAGGGGCGCAAGGCCGCCTTCAGCGCCGTGGGCCGTCTCTCCCCCGACTACATCGTCCAGGACGGGGTGGTGCCGAGAAGCCGCCTGGGGGAGGCCCTAAGGGAGATCGGGAGGCTTTCCCGGGTCTTTGGCCTCCGGGTGGCCAACGTCTTCCACGCCGGGGACGGCAACCTCCACCCCCTGGTCCTCTACGACGGCAAGCGGCCCGGGGAGCTGGAGCGGGCCGAAGAACTGGCCGGGGAGATCTTAAGGCTTTGCGTCCGCTTGGGGGGGTCGCTCACGGGGGAGCACGGCATCGGCGTGGAGAAGAAGGCCTACATGCCGGAGATGTTCGCCCCGGAGGACCTCCTGGCCATGGAGCGGGTCAAGGCCGCCCTGGACCCCAAGGGCCTGGCCAACCGGGGCAAGGTCCTGCCGGAGGAGGTCCATGCTTAG
- a CDS encoding putative iron-sulfur cluster-binding metallochaperone has protein sequence MLCPANGKEGLSVPLKTVKNFLTGKALARLDPQSPHYLCQDPACPVVYYGEEGVYTLEEVRFPVYDKGASWVCYCFDWTKEALQEALSRGEDPVAQVEAGVRAGRCACEWRNPRGRCCLSTLKAEVARLVGP, from the coding sequence ATGCTGTGCCCGGCTAACGGGAAGGAGGGGCTTTCCGTTCCCCTGAAGACGGTGAAGAACTTTCTCACCGGGAAGGCCCTGGCCCGCCTGGACCCGCAAAGCCCCCACTACCTCTGCCAGGACCCGGCCTGCCCCGTGGTCTACTACGGCGAGGAGGGGGTCTACACCCTCGAGGAGGTGCGCTTTCCCGTCTACGACAAGGGGGCCTCCTGGGTGTGCTACTGCTTTGACTGGACCAAAGAGGCCCTTCAGGAGGCCCTTTCCCGGGGAGAGGACCCGGTGGCCCAGGTGGAGGCGGGGGTGAGGGCCGGAAGGTGCGCCTGCGAATGGCGCAACCCCCGGGGGAGGTGCTGCCTGTCCACCTTGAAGGCGGAGGTGGCGAGGCTTGTCGGTCCTTGA
- a CDS encoding ABC transporter ATP-binding protein, protein MRLLVQNVHKRFGKLEALKGVSLELAPGEILGLLGPNGAGKTTLIKIVLGLLLPDGGEVVLEEGKGRRRPQGHEFGVLLEGSRNLYVNHSLLTNALYFGGIRGLSPKEVRPRFEAWLARFGLLDRLHAPLASLSRGMQQKAALALALALNPRFLLLDEPTLGLDPVSRKELEAILLDLKGEGWGILLTSHDLESVERVSDRVAFLHRGEVLREGPTRALLREWAGEGYRLRLAEPKAEALAGALGPGWLPEAPDRLFFLGPWEALRAYLPRLDGEVLEVSRGTPSLESLFLRLFGPAPRG, encoded by the coding sequence ATGCGGCTTCTGGTGCAGAACGTCCACAAGCGCTTCGGGAAGCTGGAGGCCCTGAAAGGGGTGAGCCTGGAGCTGGCCCCGGGGGAGATCCTGGGCCTCCTGGGGCCCAACGGGGCGGGCAAGACCACCCTCATCAAGATCGTCCTGGGCCTCCTCCTCCCCGATGGGGGCGAGGTGGTCCTGGAGGAGGGGAAGGGGAGGCGGAGGCCCCAGGGCCACGAGTTCGGCGTCCTCCTGGAGGGAAGCCGCAACCTCTACGTGAACCACTCCCTCCTCACCAACGCCCTCTACTTCGGGGGCATCCGGGGGCTTTCCCCCAAGGAGGTGCGGCCCCGGTTTGAGGCCTGGCTGGCGCGCTTTGGCCTCCTGGACCGCCTCCACGCCCCCCTGGCCTCCCTCTCCCGGGGGATGCAACAGAAGGCCGCCTTGGCCCTGGCCCTGGCCCTCAACCCCCGCTTCCTCCTCCTGGACGAGCCCACCCTGGGCCTGGACCCCGTGAGCCGCAAGGAGCTGGAGGCCATCCTCCTGGACCTGAAGGGGGAGGGGTGGGGGATCCTCCTCACCTCCCACGACCTGGAGAGCGTGGAGCGGGTGAGCGACCGGGTGGCCTTCCTCCACCGGGGGGAGGTGCTGCGGGAGGGCCCCACCCGGGCCCTGTTGCGGGAGTGGGCCGGGGAGGGGTACCGCCTGCGCCTCGCCGAGCCCAAGGCGGAGGCCTTGGCGGGGGCCCTGGGGCCGGGGTGGCTCCCCGAGGCCCCGGACCGCCTCTTCTTCCTGGGGCCGTGGGAGGCGCTGCGGGCCTACCTTCCCCGCCTGGACGGGGAGGTGCTGGAGGTCTCCCGGGGGACGCCCAGCCTGGAAAGCCTCTTCCTCAGGCTCTTTGGGCCCGCTCCCCGGGGCTAG
- a CDS encoding ABC transporter, producing the protein MTIQVLRRYWFSNLVGFFVDLVYFYAIFVAVRSLVPGENLPGTPSLILMYTVLHLTLGFYTSFYRFLRNDALQGTLEHLALARGGLLSQLFVRLAVQGAYIILQSLLVLLILVALTKVTLEITPWWPLGVGVVLLAAVGLSLLMGALGLYFKEIDNVFTLIQFILIPYFLSFIQWQPYMAYLPFAPGAHLVRLGLTGGDFDRGIFLLALFQGLFLFAAGLLAMVYMYRMVRRWGILGRF; encoded by the coding sequence TTGACGATTCAGGTCCTGAGGCGCTACTGGTTTAGTAACCTCGTGGGCTTCTTTGTGGACTTAGTATACTTTTACGCTATCTTTGTGGCTGTACGGAGCCTGGTGCCGGGAGAAAACCTGCCAGGCACCCCTTCCTTGATCTTGATGTATACGGTCCTCCACCTCACCTTGGGCTTTTACACCTCTTTCTATCGCTTCCTGCGCAACGATGCGCTCCAAGGCACTTTGGAGCACCTAGCCCTAGCTAGAGGAGGCCTACTGAGTCAGCTTTTCGTGAGGCTTGCGGTCCAAGGCGCCTACATCATCCTGCAAAGCCTCCTAGTTCTCCTGATCCTCGTGGCGCTTACGAAGGTGACCCTAGAGATTACCCCTTGGTGGCCCCTAGGGGTCGGAGTGGTCTTGCTGGCTGCGGTGGGGCTTTCCCTGCTCATGGGAGCGCTTGGTCTTTACTTCAAGGAGATAGACAACGTGTTCACCCTCATTCAGTTCATCCTCATCCCGTACTTCCTCTCTTTCATTCAATGGCAGCCTTATATGGCCTACCTCCCCTTCGCCCCGGGAGCCCACCTGGTGCGGCTTGGGCTCACGGGGGGCGATTTTGACCGGGGTATTTTCCTCCTGGCCCTTTTTCAGGGTCTTTTCTTGTTCGCCGCCGGGCTTCTCGCCATGGTCTACATGTACCGCATGGTCCGCAGATGGGGTATATTGGGGAGGTTCTAG
- the rnhA gene encoding ribonuclease HI: MSLPLKRVDLFTDGACLGNPGPGGWAALLRYGSREKLLSGGEPCTTNNRMELKAALEGLLALREPCQVHLHTDSQYLKRAFAEGWVERWQRNGWRTAEGKPVKNQDLWQALLKAMEGHEVAFHFVEGHSGHPENERVDREARRQAKAQPQVPCPPKEATLF; this comes from the coding sequence GTGAGCCTTCCCCTAAAGCGCGTGGACCTCTTCACCGACGGGGCCTGCCTGGGGAACCCGGGGCCCGGAGGGTGGGCGGCCCTCCTCCGCTACGGAAGCCGGGAGAAGCTCCTCTCCGGCGGGGAGCCCTGCACCACCAACAACCGCATGGAGCTAAAGGCGGCCCTCGAGGGCCTCCTGGCGCTAAGGGAGCCCTGCCAGGTCCACCTCCACACCGACAGCCAGTACCTAAAGCGGGCCTTCGCCGAGGGTTGGGTGGAGAGGTGGCAGAGGAACGGCTGGCGCACCGCCGAGGGCAAGCCCGTGAAAAACCAGGACCTCTGGCAGGCCCTCCTGAAGGCCATGGAGGGCCACGAGGTGGCCTTCCACTTCGTGGAGGGCCACAGCGGCCACCCCGAAAACGAACGGGTGGACCGGGAGGCCCGCCGCCAGGCGAAGGCCCAGCCCCAGGTGCCCTGCCCGCCCAAGGAGGCCACGCTTTTTTAG